A genomic stretch from Streptomyces sp. QL37 includes:
- a CDS encoding methyltransferase domain-containing protein yields MDDWTTSHERVLAQRNAEGWMFLLEAARDLRTTGAIAPSSKALARLLTDPVQEHGTQPLNVLEAGAGTGSVTRTLIPRLSPGSRLDIVEANARFASQLRLLVRTHPRLAGENERVRVHHALVEQLDTGRPYDVIVSGLPFTNFTPDQVDTIMNRYMELLHPGGTLTYFAYRGTRYARALTASRTEARRHRAVEEVLTDYQHRYATGCWTVWGNLPPATVWQLRRPARASTPVALDIMAGAAR; encoded by the coding sequence ATGGACGACTGGACCACCTCACACGAACGTGTCCTCGCGCAGCGCAACGCCGAGGGCTGGATGTTTCTCCTCGAAGCAGCCCGCGACCTGCGCACCACCGGAGCCATCGCTCCCAGCAGCAAAGCGCTCGCCCGCCTGCTCACCGACCCCGTCCAGGAGCACGGAACGCAGCCCCTGAACGTGCTGGAAGCGGGCGCCGGCACCGGCTCTGTCACCCGCACTCTGATCCCCCGCCTCTCCCCGGGCAGCCGGCTGGACATCGTCGAGGCCAACGCACGCTTCGCCTCCCAGCTGCGCCTCCTCGTCCGCACCCATCCGCGGCTGGCCGGCGAGAACGAACGGGTCCGCGTCCACCACGCCCTCGTCGAACAGCTCGACACCGGCCGCCCCTACGACGTGATCGTCTCCGGTCTCCCGTTCACCAACTTCACCCCCGACCAGGTCGACACGATCATGAACCGGTACATGGAACTGCTCCACCCCGGCGGCACACTCACCTACTTCGCCTACCGCGGCACCCGCTACGCCCGCGCCCTGACCGCCTCCCGCACCGAAGCCCGCCGCCACCGCGCCGTCGAAGAAGTCCTCACCGACTACCAGCACCGGTACGCCACCGGCTGCTGGACCGTATGGGGCAACCTGCCCCCGGCCACCGTCTGGCAACTGCGCCGCCCCGCCCGCGCGTCCACCCCGGTAGCACTGGACATCATGGCCGGGGCAGCCCGGTGA
- a CDS encoding DedA family protein: MNTLTGLIGHVPAPAAYAILAAAVLVESVLLLGAFIPTLTLLLAAGALARAGDLNLVLVIATATSAVVAGDAFGHRTGHLLGSRLRTGRLGRRIPAAAWQRAEALMARRGGQAVFLSRFVPVVRTLTPHLAGATRLPYRRIAPYSLLAAPLWAGAEATTGYVAATSLQHVITYGGPALAATAAVITATVLAGSKIRRRSRTRTADRASHTTAALHT, from the coding sequence GTGAACACGCTGACCGGACTGATCGGCCACGTTCCCGCCCCGGCCGCGTACGCGATCCTGGCCGCCGCGGTGCTCGTCGAGTCTGTGCTGCTGCTCGGCGCGTTCATTCCGACTCTCACCCTGCTCCTTGCCGCAGGCGCCCTGGCCCGGGCCGGCGACCTGAATCTCGTCCTGGTCATCGCCACCGCGACGAGCGCGGTCGTGGCCGGGGACGCCTTCGGCCACCGCACCGGACACCTGCTTGGCAGCCGCCTGCGCACCGGACGCCTCGGCCGCCGCATCCCCGCCGCCGCCTGGCAGCGAGCCGAAGCACTCATGGCCCGACGGGGCGGCCAGGCCGTCTTCCTGTCCCGCTTCGTCCCCGTCGTACGCACCCTGACCCCACACCTGGCCGGGGCGACCCGCCTGCCCTACCGGCGCATCGCCCCCTACAGCCTGCTCGCCGCACCTTTGTGGGCCGGCGCCGAAGCCACCACCGGGTACGTCGCAGCCACCTCCCTCCAGCACGTCATCACCTACGGCGGCCCCGCCCTCGCCGCCACCGCCGCAGTGATCACTGCGACCGTCCTGGCCGGCAGCAAGATTCGGCGCCGCAGCCGAACCCGCACGGCCGACCGAGCAAGCCACACCACCGCCGCCCTGCACACCTGA
- a CDS encoding fumarylacetoacetate hydrolase family protein: protein MRFATYEHQHRHRVAVVEEDGTLFPLPGVTSLTTLLAETDGLPGLLAAGAAALDVPAGPHVSQVRLLAPLQPASVRDFVTFEEHVEGVRRAVDGVAGVPEQWYAAPTFYFTNPHAIYGPHDGVPVPPGSASLDFELEVAAVIGREGRELTPERARDHIVGYTVFNDWSARDLQSAEMKVGLGPCKGKDTATTLGPYLVTADELEPYRDSEGFLRLALTAAVNGETIGEDLLSNMSWTFEEMTAYASRGTRVVPGDVLGSGTCGNGGCLAELWGRRGEQTPPPLRPGDAVSLTVEGIGTLANTVVPGADPLPLPTGRRRDRERP from the coding sequence ATGCGTTTCGCCACGTACGAACACCAGCACCGCCACCGGGTTGCCGTGGTCGAAGAAGACGGCACGCTCTTCCCCCTGCCCGGCGTCACCTCACTCACCACGCTGCTCGCGGAGACCGACGGGCTGCCCGGCCTGCTCGCCGCAGGTGCGGCGGCACTCGACGTACCGGCCGGCCCCCATGTCTCCCAGGTCCGGCTCCTGGCTCCACTCCAGCCGGCCTCCGTACGCGACTTCGTCACCTTCGAGGAGCACGTCGAAGGGGTGCGCCGCGCGGTCGACGGCGTCGCCGGTGTGCCCGAGCAGTGGTACGCGGCACCGACCTTCTACTTCACCAATCCGCACGCGATCTACGGCCCTCACGACGGCGTCCCGGTGCCGCCCGGGTCCGCCTCGCTCGACTTCGAACTGGAGGTCGCAGCCGTCATCGGCCGTGAGGGCCGCGAGCTCACCCCGGAACGGGCCCGTGACCACATCGTCGGCTACACCGTCTTCAACGACTGGTCCGCCCGCGATCTCCAGTCGGCCGAGATGAAGGTCGGGCTCGGCCCCTGCAAGGGCAAGGACACCGCGACCACCCTCGGCCCCTACCTGGTCACCGCGGACGAGCTGGAGCCCTACCGCGACTCCGAAGGTTTCCTGAGGCTGGCCCTCACCGCCGCGGTCAACGGGGAGACCATCGGCGAGGACCTCCTGTCCAACATGAGCTGGACCTTCGAGGAGATGACCGCCTACGCCTCACGCGGCACCCGGGTGGTCCCGGGCGATGTCCTCGGTTCCGGCACATGCGGCAACGGCGGCTGCCTCGCCGAGCTCTGGGGCCGGCGCGGTGAGCAGACCCCGCCCCCCTTGCGGCCGGGCGATGCCGTCAGTCTGACCGTCGAGGGCATCGGCACGCTCGCCAACACCGTCGTCCCCGGTGCTGACCCGCTGCCCCTGCCGACCGGCCGGCGTCGGGACCGGGAGCGGCCGTGA
- a CDS encoding SDR family oxidoreductase — MTVPHPMGLLGKVVVVTGAARGQGAAEATALAHEGAHVIATDVEPGNGCRRLDVTSEQDWADLAAELRETYGQVHGLVNNAGITWRARIGDVRPEDMARVHAVNVTGPLLGIQHLVPLMPPGSSIVNVGSSAALTAHYPVAYTTSKWALRGLSKTAALELGPRGIRVNTVHPGYIETGMTASAAPAFRETNIRETPLGRTGSVDEVAPLVVFLLSDQSSFITGAEIPVDGGLTAHGGVKSVSDALRPEAAEPGGPIQKDALTRTKSAAVLPRRSPTSPPAPPSP; from the coding sequence GTGACCGTCCCGCACCCCATGGGACTGCTCGGCAAGGTGGTCGTCGTCACCGGCGCGGCCCGTGGTCAGGGCGCTGCCGAGGCCACCGCTCTTGCCCACGAAGGCGCTCACGTCATCGCCACGGATGTCGAACCCGGGAACGGCTGCCGCAGACTGGACGTCACCAGCGAGCAGGACTGGGCCGACCTCGCCGCCGAACTACGGGAGACGTACGGGCAGGTGCACGGCCTGGTCAACAACGCCGGAATCACCTGGCGTGCCCGTATCGGAGACGTGCGCCCCGAGGACATGGCGCGCGTCCACGCGGTCAACGTCACCGGCCCCCTCCTCGGCATTCAGCACCTGGTCCCCCTGATGCCCCCGGGCTCCTCCATCGTGAACGTCGGCTCCTCCGCAGCCCTCACCGCCCACTACCCGGTCGCGTACACGACCAGCAAGTGGGCACTGCGGGGCCTGTCGAAGACGGCGGCGCTGGAGCTCGGCCCGCGCGGTATCCGTGTCAACACGGTCCATCCCGGCTACATCGAGACCGGGATGACCGCCTCCGCCGCCCCGGCGTTCCGCGAGACCAACATCCGCGAAACCCCCCTGGGGCGCACCGGAAGCGTCGACGAAGTGGCGCCGCTCGTGGTCTTCCTGCTGTCCGACCAGTCGTCGTTCATCACCGGTGCCGAAATCCCCGTGGACGGCGGGCTCACCGCGCACGGCGGCGTCAAGTCCGTCTCCGACGCCCTGCGGCCCGAGGCCGCTGAGCCCGGCGGCCCCATACAGAAGGACGCGCTCACGCGAACAAAGTCAGCGGCAGTGCTGCCGAGGCGGTCGCCGACATCCCCTCCGGCGCCTCCCTCGCCGTAG